TTGAGTTACTGCTTAACCTCTGCACTACATGGTCTCTGCTCACTTCACAGCAAGCTTAGGCTAGACCCTCTTACTCCAGCTTAGCAGGTAAGATGGAGCTTTCCCACGAGCTAACTTGTAGGCTCTTAAAGGAACAAAGAGCACCTAGATTGGCCCCAGAAAGTCACTTCACCATAGGTGACAGCTGTCAGTGTAGAGAACAGGCTGTACTTGCCTACATTGTTGTTGTAGAGTCAGGTCACCATAGCCCCTAGGCAGGATCCATTGGGCAGGGCTGTACTGTACTCACAACCTGAGGTTCCAGCCAACAGGTTCCCTGCTACCCACTCATCTTGAAATAgagcttttttaaattttttggtttttctagatagagtttctctgtgtagccctggctgtcctggagttcactctgtgaccaggctggccttgaactcagaaatccgcctgcctctgcctcccaagtgctgggattaaaggcgtgcgccaccactgcccggtgaaatAGCTTTTATAGATGTCTTTGCTGGCAGTCTCACTTTGTACCACAGTAATAGAGCTGGTTAGACTACAAGCAGGCTCTGGCCCTTTCAACTGAGCACTGTCTCCATCAGGAGCACTTCATCTGCTTGCTGATTTCTTTACTGGAGTTTTTCAAATTTTGGTGTACACCAGAGCAAAGAGTTGAACATACCTATCTATGTACATTGCTAGCGGCTTTTTAGGAGCAGCAGAGATGACTCgggttaagggcacttgttgctctaagggcctgagtttggttcctagcactcacatggaggCTCTCATTAGCTAGTTCCAAGAGATTCGACATACTCCACAGCCATGCATGTAGTCCACTcacatacataagcacacatttgtacacaaaaattaaaaacaaggaattctcaaggACTAATCTGCTTTCATACCACTTCGGAACTTTTGTCTCCAGTCCCATCTGGGACAGTGTGCTGGgccctgtgatcccagctgattcagtctctgttctgTTCCTCAGCTTCGCTTCTGGCTGTGTGGCCTTGCCAGTGCTGATGAACATCAAAGCTGTAATCGAACAGAGGCAGTGCACTGGGGTGTGGAGTCACAAGGATGAGTTGCCGGTAAGACCAGGCTGGGGAGGTACCCTCAGAAGCAGGGGCTGGGGCCCACGGCTCAGATAAGAACTGTAACTCAGCCTTTTGCTGGCTTCCCCAGATTGAGATTGAGCTGGGCATGAAGTGCTGGTATCACTCTGTGTTTGCATGCCCTATCCTGCGACAGCAGACCTCAGATTCCAACCCCCCTATCAAGCTCATCTGTGGTCATGTCATCTCCCGAGATGCACTCAACAAACTCATCAATGGAGGAAAGTAAGTCCCCTGCCTGCTTCTGTCCCAGCCTGGCTTCCCTGGCCAGCTCTGAGATGTTCTTGCTTTTGCCTTTTCTTGCAGGCTAAAGTGTCCCTACTGTCCCATGGAACAGAATCCAGCAGATGGGAAACGCATCATATTCTGATTCCATGGAACATTCTAGAAGGTGTAATCACCCGTAGGCCTTTGTGGAGGGACTGGCTTCAGGAGACTGGATGCCTCTCAGACCAGCATTATTACCAAGAGACTCAACCTGCCtaggcagaggccagggaaggccatgAACCAGTCTATGCCTCCTTACCTTCAAGGGAATGGCTACTCTGTTCCTGCTGTCTTTCTGTTTACACTTGCCCCTGATGGAGCAGCAAAGGCCTTGGCCATCAAATGCAGACATCTTTCTACTCCAGATGTGGCCCACCTCCTCCTACATACAGTCTCAACTGTATCTACCCATTCTCTACTGTAAATAGCCCGTTAGAACTGAATGCTGTTTTATAACTTTGAGCAATATATTCATAACCCTTCTCCTTATTGCTGGCTAGGCTCGAGTTTCACTGACCAACGACTGCATGCCTTGTTACATATATAAGCAATTGGCCATGGTCTGGTGGCAGGAGCTACCAAACCATAGCCATCTGGTTGGGGAAACCCTAGGCTAGCAGAATGTTTTCCCAGGTATTAAGACCTTACTAGTAAGCTGTTTGTTCTGTTCCGGTGAAAGCTTATAGTTCCAACCAGTTTGAGACCTCTAAGCCCAAATTTACCTGATTATTCCAAGATACTTCAACTTGGTTGCTCTGCATCCTAATTCGGTGTGGGGCTTTAAGTCTTGTCAAGTGGGAGGACTTggagtttgttttttatgtgtggGGGTATATTCTTACAAGTATGCCTGCCACCTGGTGCCCTCTTAAAAGGCCAAAAGATTTCCGCAACTCagattacagacagttgtgattcACCATATGTGTTAAGAACtatggaagagaagccagtgctcttacctgttgagttcatctctccagcttccaaaGACCTGGGGTTGTGTAACTAGCTTCATATTCTTACTGAAAATGTACTATGTGGATGGGCAAACTAATTCTATTGGTATGTAAGGCTcttggaggggtggggtggggtttgggccctgctgccatgtctcctcaccccagctgtcctggagtGGGAACTGAAGACAGGTGGGCTGTAGAGACGATGCTGAACATTTGCCAGGTACACCCTCGAGGCTGTGCTGAAAGGCTGCTTTCGCTCCTGCTGCCAACTCCTTGGCTCTGCCAGCAGCTGGAGTTTAAAAAACACCCACACACTTGCCACATTTTGCCTTAGCATTTACTTTTATGCCATATTCTTGGAACTGTCTTCAGCAAAGCTCAACAGGAGATGGCAATGGTGGCAAAGATGCTGGCTCCACCTCCAAGAACAGCTGCTGGAGCTGCCTGGGGAGACTCACACATCAAGAAATCGGGGAGATGCTGTTAGGGTGGGCAGCCGCCTGCAGCCAGCCCAGTATCTCTTGGAACAGGGACTGGGTTGCAGCCCAAGTCTCTCACAGAGGTGCAGGCAGTGCCTGCACCTCTTCCAGGCACTTATCATAGGCCTCCTGATATTCTTCATGGGGCTTCACCATGATCACACAAGTGGGACGCTTGGAGCCAGTGGCTGCACCCAAGTCCtacacagaagagaagaaaagctgTTGGGAATAGGGGTCATAGCCTAACCTGGCCCACAGCCATGTCCCATTGGTaaacattacatttaaaaatatttcagatgtTTGCCATCACTTAAACTAAGCTCTCAAGCCATGGTTCTCCAAGCCAATATTGAATATTTCCACATGGCCTACAAGAGTATCCCTGTAAGCAGGACAGGGCCTCTGTTATATCAGTCTCTGACACCTTTTACATCTGTTCAAATATTCTTAGAATTCAGAAGATTCCCCTCTTACAGGAAGGCAGCCTACCAGCCATGTGCTATGCACTTTAGTCCCAGCCGAGAATTCCAACACTTGAGAAACTTCCTCAAATAGCCTCCCTAGGGCCAAGATGAGAGTGGGGCAGGGTGGGCATGAGTCCCTTACCGTCTTAGAGGGGATATAGACGTAGGGCAAGTTCTGGTCTTCGCACAGAACTGGAAGATGGCAGTACACCTCAATCGGCAATGTGTCTCCTGCCAAAATCATGATCCTGCAACGAGAGAAACCACCATCAGTTCTACTTtgctccctctctttcccttccagcCTGACTGTGAGGGCACAGAGATGAATAagatgccccaccccacccaaggACCCTCACACGGCCATGTCTGGCAAATGCATTTTTCTGGGGTCATGATCTCTACTTGATAGCATGTAAATTAAATGCCACCAAATGTGACTAGAGGTATGGGATGAGGTATGGGAGAAATGCCAAGAAACAGGAACTCAGCTCTCCTTACAGTCAGTAATGTTCCAACCAGGAGATGACCCTTGAACTTGAGTGCCATGTGGAGGATCACAGAATGGCAGGTGTGGGGACAGAATAAGGCCAAGGGACTCAGTGCCGATTGCCTTTTGCAGCATATACTAGGAGGGGGTCAGAGAAGAAAGCTGAGAGATTGGCAGGGATCACACCTAAGTGTTTGAGTAACACACAGGCTCTATCTGTCCCAAGAGAGAGCTTGCCAGAGTCCTCAaccatggttgtgagctatcagtGGACCAGACCCAGAAGTCCTGAAGATCCACCCAGAAGGAAGAATGTTCTCTAAGGGTGGAGACAAAATCTGTTTCCATACTCCATTTCCATTGGCACAGGGCTGGTCCTCTCTGACTGCTCCTTTGCTGTCCTTCCTTGTGGTTCCTTCTCCTTGCTTTCCTGACTTATTCATGGTGCCAGGTGTCACCTGAAGCTACAGTCCCCATATGCTCTACCAAAACAACCACCTATCTGCCTGTAGGACAGTTAAGCTGAGCATATCCAGGGCATTTCCATGTCAACTCAGGATGCCAGAGGGTAGAGACactcactgccaagcctgaccacctccCTGGAACCCAAATGGTAGAAGAAAATCAACTCTCACcagagtgcatatgtgtgcatacacatgcaagcacatgtaATAACCATTTGAAATACTTAAAAGGTATCTAAAAACCACACTTAAAAACCTGGTTTTCCTCCACTGTCTGTCTACAGTCACAGACTACAGCCCAAACTAACATGTAAAGTCATGTGTCACCGTCCACTCAAATCCATCAGCCGTAGCTCCTGCCCATCACCTGACTTAGGCCACAACAGCTTCCTAAGTCTGACTTGCCCCTCCTAATTCTTCCCTCAGTGTCACTCCTCAGCTTTCACTCtgccagcagtggtggtgcacgcctttaatcccagcacttgggaggcagaggcaggcggatttctgagttcgaggccagcctggtctacagagtgagtgccaggacagccagggctacacagagaaaccctgtctcgaaaaaccaaaaaaaaaaaaaaaaaaaagagagagagagaaaaaaaaaagctttcactCTGTTCTGACAACACTAAACCTACTATCCCTTAGAAAGCCCACGAGGGCTGGAAAGGTGGCACATGGCGACgcacatctgtgactccagtccaAGGAGATCTTATACCTtgccttctggcttccaaggacaTCAGTGATGAAccaacatatacatgcaggcaaaacattcatacacttaAAAGGTATAGCACCATACATTATGTGACCAGTATAGTGCCCTGCCCAAGAGCCGACTCTTCTCAGGATTCCACCACCCGCCAGTTAACGTTCACTCATTGTCTTCCTCTGTTTTGAGGCACGGTTTCTATacatagtcttggctgtcctggagctcggAGAGCTCTGCCTTTGTTAGGATCAAAGGCCTAACTCACTACTCTTGGCCTATCATTCTATCCTTTTGGAAGTTTATTTTGAGACCTTTTCATAGCTCACGCTGGCCTTAAACTAGCTATGTTTCCGAAGCTAGCCCTCATTCTCCTCTGGCCTACTTGGGAAAATGTGTCTCTACATACAGGACATTGCCTACAGCCTGAAAAAGTAGTGCCATTCTACAGAGTGAACAAACATGGCTCTAGTTTACACGGGCCAGATTTCTAGTCTCCTCCCTGTCATTTACTGGAAGCTCCATTTACTGGTAGTGAAGGGAGTTGACTGTTTGACTGGTCAGTCAACTTCACCTTTATTGAGGAGGTGGAATTTCTTCTTAACCAATTAAAAACCCAAACTCAGTGGCATAGTTCTTGTCTACCATGCACAAGACCCTAGATTCGATCCCcggcactgaaagaaaaaaaaaaaaaaaccgcacaAAACTTAAAAACCAGCGAAAGACTGGTTCTTACCCTTTCTCGCCCTTGTTGACAAATTTCTGAACTTCCTTCACCCCGCGACgaatctgcttctgcttcacagctacaaagagagagaagaatgagcTTCGTCGACCCCGGTCCGCCCAACCCGCCCGCCCGGCGCCCGCCCGCCTCACCCTTCTTGATGCACTTGTAGAGCTTGCGCGTCAGGCGGCGGGAAGCCAGGGGCTGCGCGATGGGGTTCAGGTTGACCAGCAGCTCTTCGTACGTGCGCTCCTCGCTGCAGCCCTCCGCCTGCGCCTCAGACTCCTCCGGAACAGCCTTTATTTTGGTCATCTTAGCAACTACAACTCAGTACGGGCATAGAG
The nucleotide sequence above comes from Arvicanthis niloticus isolate mArvNil1 chromosome 6, mArvNil1.pat.X, whole genome shotgun sequence. Encoded proteins:
- the Nhp2 gene encoding H/ACA ribonucleoprotein complex subunit 2; translation: MTKIKAVPEESEAQAEGCSEERTYEELLVNLNPIAQPLASRRLTRKLYKCIKKAVKQKQIRRGVKEVQKFVNKGEKGIMILAGDTLPIEVYCHLPVLCEDQNLPYVYIPSKTDLGAATGSKRPTCVIMVKPHEEYQEAYDKCLEEVQALPAPL